From the Bifidobacteriaceae bacterium genome, one window contains:
- the argF gene encoding ornithine carbamoyltransferase, with translation MTVRHFLKDSSVSPAEQAEILRLAIEVKADRLAYQPLTGPKAVAVLTDKPTLRTQVSFCVGVAELGGYPMFVDGKLAGVGQRESIADVARVLGRQVSAIVWRTYGQDRIEEMAAQVNVPVVNALTDDYHPCQVLADLQTVAEHVGGVDRLPGVKLAYFGDGANNMAQSYLLGGAVAGLDVVIATPEAYQPKASVLAEAAAIAAKTGGSVTVTADADAAAAGAGVVATDTWVSMGQESDAAARRSSFVPYRVDEELMAKADPNAIFIHCLPAYRGNETTASVIDGPQSRVWDEAENRLHAQKALLIWLLSQAEA, from the coding sequence GTGACCGTTCGACATTTCCTCAAAGACAGCTCGGTCAGTCCGGCGGAGCAGGCCGAAATCCTGCGGCTGGCCATTGAGGTCAAAGCCGACCGGCTGGCGTACCAACCGCTGACGGGCCCCAAGGCGGTGGCGGTGCTGACTGACAAGCCGACGCTGCGGACCCAGGTGTCGTTCTGCGTCGGCGTGGCCGAACTGGGCGGCTACCCCATGTTCGTGGACGGGAAACTGGCCGGGGTGGGGCAGCGTGAATCGATCGCGGACGTGGCCCGGGTGTTGGGCCGGCAGGTTTCGGCGATTGTCTGGCGGACCTACGGCCAAGACCGGATCGAGGAAATGGCGGCCCAGGTGAACGTGCCGGTCGTCAACGCGCTGACGGACGACTACCACCCGTGCCAGGTGCTGGCGGACCTGCAGACGGTGGCGGAGCACGTGGGCGGAGTGGACCGGCTGCCGGGAGTCAAGCTGGCGTACTTCGGGGACGGGGCCAACAACATGGCGCAGTCGTACCTGCTGGGCGGGGCGGTGGCGGGCCTGGACGTGGTCATCGCCACGCCGGAGGCGTACCAGCCGAAGGCGTCCGTGCTGGCGGAGGCGGCCGCGATCGCGGCCAAGACCGGCGGCAGCGTGACGGTGACGGCGGACGCGGACGCGGCGGCGGCCGGCGCGGGGGTCGTGGCGACGGACACGTGGGTGTCCATGGGCCAGGAGTCGGACGCGGCGGCGCGCCGCTCGTCGTTCGTGCCCTACCGGGTGGACGAGGAGCTGATGGCCAAAGCGGACCCGAACGCGATCTTCATCCACTGCCTGCCGGCCTACCGGGGAAACGAGACGACGGCATCGGTCATCGACGGCCCGCAATCCCGTGTCTGGGACGAGGCGGAAAACCGCCTCCACGCCCAAAAAGCCCTCCTGATCTGGCTGCTGTCCCAGGCCGAGGCGTGA
- a CDS encoding arginine repressor, translating into MTAAATVPATKAARHALIRRMIRTEAIRSQTQLAGRLGEAGLEVTQATLSRDLVELRADKIRLADGSRIYALPAEGGEGTLEGDLSREMLAARLRRLAAELLVSAEGSANMVVLRTPPGAAHFLASAIDQSFFPGVMGTIAGDDTIVLVTRAADGGPEIAARFNQLANEGEGS; encoded by the coding sequence ATGACGGCCGCCGCCACCGTCCCCGCGACCAAGGCCGCCAGGCATGCGCTGATCAGGCGCATGATCCGGACCGAGGCGATCCGGTCGCAAACCCAACTGGCGGGGCGGTTGGGCGAGGCGGGGCTGGAGGTCACCCAGGCCACGCTCAGCCGCGACCTGGTGGAACTGCGGGCGGACAAGATCCGCCTGGCGGACGGGTCGCGGATCTACGCCTTGCCGGCGGAGGGCGGGGAGGGAACCTTGGAGGGCGACCTCAGCCGCGAGATGCTGGCGGCGCGCCTGCGCCGGCTGGCGGCGGAATTGCTGGTCAGCGCGGAGGGCAGCGCCAACATGGTGGTGCTCCGGACGCCGCCGGGGGCGGCGCACTTCTTGGCCTCCGCCATTGACCAATCGTTTTTCCCCGGCGTGATGGGGACAATCGCGGGCGACGACACCATTGTGCTGGTGACCCGCGCGGCGGACGGCGGGCCGGAGATCGCGGCCCGCTTCAACCAGTTGGCTAACGAAGGAGAAGGCTCATGA
- a CDS encoding argininosuccinate synthase — MTERVVLAYSGGLDTSVAIGWIGEATGAEVVAVAVDVGQGGENLETIRERALACGAVEAYVADARDEFASEYCMPALAANALYMDRYPLVSALSRPVIVKHLVRAARQFGATTVAHGCTGKGNDQVRFEVSITSLAPDLHCIAPVRDLALTRAAAIDYAERNQLPIETTKSSPFSIDQNVWGRAVETGFLEDIWNGPTKDVYTYTDDPTFPPVEDEIVILFSEGVPVAIDGVAVTPLRAIQELNRRAGAQGIGRIDMVEDRLVGIKSREVYEAPGAMALLEAHRDLEGVTIERELARFKRLVGTRWSELVYDGQWFSPLKRALDGFIAETQEYVNGEIRMTLHGGRATVTGRRSDTSLYDFNLATYDEGDSYDQSQARGFIEIFGMQSKLAAARDARLGRGVTF; from the coding sequence ATGACTGAGCGGGTGGTATTGGCGTATTCGGGCGGGCTCGACACTTCGGTGGCGATCGGCTGGATCGGGGAGGCGACCGGCGCGGAGGTGGTCGCGGTGGCCGTGGACGTGGGCCAGGGCGGGGAGAACCTGGAGACGATCCGCGAACGGGCGCTGGCCTGCGGGGCGGTGGAGGCCTACGTCGCGGACGCGCGCGACGAGTTCGCCTCCGAATACTGCATGCCCGCCTTGGCCGCGAACGCCCTGTACATGGACCGGTATCCGCTGGTCAGCGCCCTGTCGAGGCCCGTCATAGTGAAGCATCTGGTGCGGGCCGCGCGCCAGTTCGGGGCAACCACGGTGGCGCACGGCTGCACCGGCAAGGGCAACGACCAGGTCCGCTTCGAGGTGTCCATCACCTCCCTGGCGCCGGACCTGCACTGCATTGCGCCCGTCCGCGACCTGGCGTTGACCAGGGCGGCGGCGATCGACTACGCGGAGCGGAACCAACTGCCGATCGAGACCACCAAGTCTTCGCCGTTCTCAATCGACCAGAATGTTTGGGGCCGGGCCGTGGAGACGGGTTTCCTGGAGGACATCTGGAACGGGCCCACCAAGGACGTGTACACGTACACCGACGACCCGACTTTCCCGCCGGTGGAAGACGAGATCGTGATCCTCTTCTCCGAGGGCGTCCCGGTGGCGATTGACGGCGTGGCGGTGACGCCGTTGCGGGCCATCCAGGAGCTCAACCGCCGGGCGGGGGCGCAGGGCATTGGCCGGATCGACATGGTCGAGGACCGACTGGTCGGCATCAAGTCCCGCGAGGTCTACGAGGCCCCCGGCGCTATGGCCCTGCTCGAGGCCCACCGCGACCTGGAGGGCGTCACCATTGAGCGGGAGTTGGCGCGCTTCAAGCGCCTGGTCGGAACCCGTTGGAGTGAATTGGTCTACGACGGGCAGTGGTTCTCGCCGCTGAAGCGGGCCCTGGACGGCTTCATCGCCGAGACCCAGGAGTACGTCAACGGCGAGATCAGAATGACGCTCCACGGCGGGCGGGCCACGGTCACGGGGCGCCGCTCCGACACGTCGCTGTACGACTTCAACCTGGCGACCTACGACGAGGGCGACTCCTACGACCAGTCGCAGGCGCGCGGTTTCATCGAGATCTTCGGCATGCAGTCAAAGCTGGCGGCGGCGCGCGACGCGCGCCTGGGCCGGGGCGTCACGTTCTGA
- a CDS encoding DUF4143 domain-containing protein yields the protein MEYLARVADAELKARLRRSGAVLIEGPKGCGKTETARREAASELRVETDPAVPLLMQSEPERLLRGATPRLLDEWQRQPRLWDLVRRAVDDRGAPGQFILTGSATPDDSLERHPGLGRFSVLRMRPMALAEQGRSSGQVAWSQVRAGDPVEADDPGWGLDELAAAVVRGGWPAAVRADLDTAREYVLDYLDLLTEVDISRVSGIRRDPARVRRLLGSLARNVGTEASLVTLGKDVGGADQKLNRETVASYLRALEQLMILEDQPAWSTALRDSATLRRSPKRHLVDPSLAAAALGATVEKLIREPKTLGQLFESMVVRDLRVYASPERGAVYHYRDSAGREIDAIVDYPNGWVACEIKLGAGQAEAAATSLKTAVAAIDTQTVGQPARLCVITGTGPGYTRPDGVAVVPAAALRA from the coding sequence GTGGAGTACTTGGCGCGAGTGGCGGACGCCGAACTGAAGGCCCGGTTGCGGCGCAGCGGCGCGGTGTTGATCGAAGGCCCCAAGGGTTGCGGCAAGACCGAGACGGCGCGGCGGGAGGCCGCCAGCGAACTGCGCGTCGAGACCGATCCCGCAGTGCCGTTGTTGATGCAGTCCGAACCCGAACGGCTCTTGCGCGGGGCAACACCGCGACTCCTCGACGAATGGCAACGCCAACCTCGGCTGTGGGACCTGGTCCGACGAGCAGTCGATGATCGCGGGGCGCCAGGGCAGTTCATTCTGACCGGGTCGGCCACGCCGGACGACTCACTTGAACGCCATCCGGGATTGGGTCGCTTTTCCGTGCTCCGCATGCGACCGATGGCCTTGGCGGAACAAGGCCGCTCCAGCGGTCAAGTCGCCTGGTCCCAGGTCCGGGCAGGCGACCCAGTCGAAGCCGATGATCCCGGTTGGGGCCTGGACGAGTTGGCCGCGGCGGTGGTTCGGGGTGGCTGGCCGGCGGCTGTCCGGGCCGACCTGGACACAGCGCGCGAATACGTACTGGATTATCTCGACCTGCTGACCGAAGTGGACATCAGCCGCGTGTCGGGCATTCGGCGCGACCCGGCAAGGGTGCGGCGGCTGCTGGGTTCGCTGGCCCGCAATGTGGGAACCGAGGCGTCCTTGGTGACGCTTGGCAAGGACGTGGGCGGCGCGGACCAAAAACTGAACCGTGAGACGGTGGCGTCCTATCTGCGCGCACTGGAACAGTTGATGATCCTGGAGGATCAGCCGGCCTGGAGCACCGCCCTGCGGGACTCGGCGACGCTGCGGCGGTCGCCCAAGCGCCATCTGGTTGATCCATCGCTGGCAGCGGCGGCGCTCGGCGCCACAGTTGAGAAACTGATCCGGGAACCCAAGACGCTGGGGCAGCTTTTCGAGTCAATGGTGGTCCGCGACCTGCGCGTTTACGCGTCGCCAGAGCGGGGGGCGGTCTACCACTACCGAGACTCGGCGGGACGCGAAATCGACGCCATCGTGGACTACCCGAATGGCTGGGTCGCGTGCGAGATCAAGCTCGGCGCTGGGCAGGCCGAAGCTGCGGCCACCAGTCTGAAGACCGCCGTGGCGGCCATCGACACCCAAACTGTCGGCCAACCCGCGAGACTCTGCGTGATCACCGGAACCGGCCCCGGCTACACGCGCCCGGATGGCGTGGCCGTGGTGCCGGCAGCGGCTCTGCGCGCCTGA
- a CDS encoding peptide chain release factor N(5)-glutamine methyltransferase, translating to MRFPSPDHERLAAALLGVSPGELRARALAGSLELPDSYAKAARRLERGEPLQYVVGRAPFRHLELTIGPGAFIPRPETEVVAGVAVEALAAWPAPDRLAVDLGTGAGPIAAALATEVPDARVVAVERAWAAAGQAKDNLEPLGVEVVMADAVHVATPKGPLADLAGRAAVVAANPPYLLPDAELGPGVAEYEPPAALFGGGPDGLDTPLVFLAAAARLLRPGGTLVMEHDPSQAAALRQAATADGLFKDAQTGLDLTNRDRYIRATRA from the coding sequence ATGAGGTTCCCAAGCCCCGACCACGAACGCCTGGCCGCAGCGTTGCTGGGCGTTTCGCCTGGCGAGTTGCGGGCCCGCGCGCTGGCGGGCTCGCTTGAGTTGCCCGACTCGTATGCCAAGGCCGCCCGCCGCCTGGAGCGGGGCGAGCCGCTCCAATACGTGGTCGGCCGCGCACCTTTCCGCCACCTCGAGTTGACGATCGGCCCCGGCGCGTTCATCCCCCGCCCGGAGACGGAGGTCGTGGCCGGCGTGGCCGTCGAGGCGTTGGCGGCGTGGCCCGCCCCAGACCGCCTGGCCGTGGACCTTGGGACGGGCGCCGGCCCGATCGCGGCCGCGCTCGCCACCGAGGTGCCGGACGCGCGGGTGGTCGCCGTGGAGCGGGCGTGGGCGGCGGCCGGGCAGGCCAAAGACAACTTGGAGCCGTTGGGTGTGGAGGTAGTCATGGCCGATGCCGTCCACGTCGCCACCCCGAAAGGCCCACTTGCCGATTTGGCCGGCCGGGCGGCCGTGGTCGCCGCGAACCCGCCCTACCTCCTGCCGGACGCGGAGTTGGGTCCGGGGGTGGCGGAGTACGAGCCCCCGGCCGCGCTATTCGGCGGCGGCCCGGACGGCTTGGACACGCCGCTCGTCTTCTTGGCGGCGGCGGCCCGGCTGCTGCGCCCGGGCGGCACGCTGGTGATGGAACACGACCCGTCCCAGGCTGCCGCCCTGCGCCAGGCCGCCACTGCGGACGGCCTCTTCAAGGACGCCCAAACCGGCCTCGACTTGACGAACCGCGACCGCTACATCCGCGCGACCCGCGCGTAG